The Cognatishimia activa nucleotide sequence TCCGAGAAGTCAGAGTGACCCGGTGTATCCACCAGATTGAAGCGGAAGTTGTTGAAATCAAAGGACATCGCGGAGGCAGAAACCGAAATCCCGCGGTCCTGTTCCATTTTCATAAAGTCCGACCGCGTCCGGCGGGCTTCACCTTTCGCGCGCACCTGACCCGCCATCTGAATCGCGCCACCATAAAGGAGGAACTTTTCAGTCAGAGTGGTTTTACCAGCGTCCGGGTGCGAGATGATCGCAAAGGTGCGACGGCGCGCAATTTCGGGCGGCAATTCTGGGCGGTTTGATGCGGTATTCGACATGAGCGCGCATATAGCGCTCAGGTGCTATTGGCGCAATGGGGGATGGTGTTACCGAGATGAAGCGCGGCGCAGAAGATTGGCGGCGTTCTTATTCAGCAACAGGCGTTCGTTGAGCTCAACTGCCAGAGATTCCGGGTTTGAAAGGCCCGGTTGGCTGTTCCTGAACTTTTCACCCAAGGCCTTTGGCAAAACGGATTCTGTCTTGTCATCGACCAGCATGGTTTCTGCTGCGATACCCTCGGCAAAAATGATGTGATGATCATCAAACAACAGCTGAAAATACTCTACAAAGCCACCGTTTTGCACGTAAACGCTATCGCCATTCAGCAGATAGCGCGCCTTGATCATCACCTCGGCGCGTCCAGCGTTCAGCTTGTCCTCGCGTTGGTACACAAAGAGGCGGTGGTCGGGGTTTACCAACAGGTCGTTGAGATTGTTCAAGGCGCCTGCCTTGATCACAATCGGAGCAAATGGGCCCATAGCGCGCACTGTGGAACGCCCAATCCAGCGCACTTCCTGCGCGCCAGCATCACGTGTCAAAACCTTATCGCCAACAGAAAGCTGTTCAACCGGCTTTTGAATACCATTGGCCATCGTGACATGCGTGCCACGTGTGAACGAAACGCAATTCGTCAGCGCCAAGCGGCGATGCGCATTTTCACGGTCAATGCCGACCAGCGTGTAGGCCATCTTTGGATTGATCGGGGCAAAAGCGTGCAGATAGATGTCAGCAACATTGCCGCCTTCGTCGACTTCCACCAAAATGAGTGCTTCGACGGTGTCGCCCGAAGACTGCATCAATGTGATGCTGCAATCGAGGTATAACGTTGCAAACGGGCGACCGACGGATGAGGTTTCACTAATGGCAAATGAGCCGTCGTCACTTGGCCGCATGGCCAATACAGTCGGGTAGGCACCTTGGCGCAGCTCATAAAGATCATCCAGCATCAGCTCTGCCGCAAATGACAGCGCGTCACCTTCGTTGGCGCCATTCACCACGCGGAAATCAGCTGCCCGAAAAACCGGAAGCTGTTGTCCTTTGCGATCCTGTTGCGGCACTGCTTGTGTCATGCCCGATCCTCTGTCTTGAGCTTTTGCCTTGCTTTCCATCAGTTCTGCTGACCAATTATGGCAACAAGAGGGATCGGCCTCGGCAATTTGCTGGCGGTTACGTGAAAATCCGGCGAAGTTAATCAGAAATAGGGGAGCCAGAGATGGATCTTGGAATCGCAGGGAAAAAGGCGCTGGTTTGCGCAAGCTCAAAAGGTCTGGGACTGGGCTGTGCAGAGGCTTTGGCAGAAGCGGGCGTTGATCTGGTCATGAATGCGCGCGGTGCAGAGGCTTTAGAAGCTGCCGCCGCTGATATCCGCTCGCGATTTGGCGTTTCTGTTCAAACGGTTGCAGCTGATGTCTCCACCGAAGACGGCCAGAAGGCAGTGCTAGATGCATCTGAGGGCGTCGATATTCTGGTGACCAACGCTGGTGGCCCGCCTCCGGGCATGTGGACGGATTGGGACCGCGAGGATTTCATCAAGGCGCTTGATGCCAATATGCTGGCACCGATTGCTCTGATGAAGACGCTGCTGCCAGGTATGATCGACAAAGGCTGGGGGCGAGTGGTGAATATCACTTCTGTCTCTGTGAAAGCGCCCATTCCTGTGCTGGGTCTGTCCAACTCCGCACGAGCCGGTCTTACAGGCTATGTGGCAGGGACAGCGCGTCAGGTCGCAGGAAAAGGCGTGACCATTAACAACCTGCAGCCGGGTATTCACGCGACGGATCGTGCTGTGTCTCTGGATACCGGCGCAAGTCAGGCGCAGGGTATTTCCTATGAAGAGGCGCAGTCACAGCGTTATGCCAGCATACCGGCAGGCCGCTATGGCACGCGGCAAGAGTTTGGCGCGACCTGTGCATTCCTCTGTTCGCAGCACGCGGGTTTTATCGTCGGGCAGAACGTTCTGCTGGATGGCGGCGCAACAAACACAACAATGTAATGGCAAGGGGTACGGGTGTGACACAGGGGTTTTCGCTGGCAGATCAGCTGTTTAACGAAAGCAGTATTGGTGATTTGGCGGCTGAGTTTGCTGCTGGTGTGGATGGGTTTGATGCCGAAGGTTTTACGAAAGAGGTACTCAGCCGCTTTCCAGATCAAGCGCTTCTTGAGCGGCTGGAGTGGATTGTAGATTGCCTTGAAACGCGTCTTTCAGACGATTTCACCATCATGGCGGATCAGCTCGAGGCTGCGATGATCCCCGAACTTGATCCCACCCGTACTGATGATGATTTTGGTCGTTTCATCCACGCACCACCGGGCTATCTGGCAGTGCGCCATGGGCTGGAAAACCACCGTGATCGCGCCCTTGATCTGATCTATGAGAACACCAAGCGGTTTTCGATGGAATGGCCCATTCGGCCTTTCCTGAACCGTTGGCCAGAAGAGACCATGGCGCGGTTGAAGGACTGGGCGACGGATGACAACTACCATGTGCGCAGACTTGTGTCTGAGGGTACGCGGCCCAAACTGCCTTGGGCTAAGAAGCTTGACATGGATGTGCCGGAACCGCTGCCGCTCCTTGATGTGCTGCATGCGGACCCCACACGCTATGTGACACGATCAGTCGCTAACCATCTGAATGATATTGCGAAAACTCACCCGGATTTGGTGGTTGATACGCTGAAGGCCTGGAACAAGGCGGGTAAGCAAGACCCGAAAGAACTGGATTGGATGACCCGCCACGCCCTGCGGACGTTAATCAAACAGGGGCATGTTGGGGCGATGGACTTACTGGGGTTCAAAGCAGATGCTCCGGTCACGCTGAAACGGCTTTCGCTAGACAGTGACAAGGTTATCGCGGGCGAGGCACTGCAGTTTGAACTCGACCTGGAGGCCTCCGAAGAAAGCCCGGTTATCATCGACTATGTGATCCATTTCCAGAAAGCTGGTGGAAAGGTCTCTCCCAAGGTGTTCAAGCTGAAACAGGCCGTGTTGAAGGCAGGTAAGGCGCAATCATTTGCCAAGAAACATGTGCTGAAGGCCAATGCGACCACGTTCAAACTCTTTCCCGGCGCGCATAAGATCGTCATTCAAGTAAATGGGCGACACTTGGGCGAGGCGGATTTCGAAGTTTCGATTTGACCTGTCGATGTCGGCACCCTGATGAGAAAAGCCTCGATCTTCACTGACGCGCCTTCACAATCCCGTGGGAAGGCAACACGGTGCTGGTTTGCGCAAATCTGTCCTGTTAGGCCGATCTAAACGACCGAAATACAGGACAAAACCATGCAGGCCACCG carries:
- a CDS encoding Hint domain-containing protein, giving the protein MTQAVPQQDRKGQQLPVFRAADFRVVNGANEGDALSFAAELMLDDLYELRQGAYPTVLAMRPSDDGSFAISETSSVGRPFATLYLDCSITLMQSSGDTVEALILVEVDEGGNVADIYLHAFAPINPKMAYTLVGIDRENAHRRLALTNCVSFTRGTHVTMANGIQKPVEQLSVGDKVLTRDAGAQEVRWIGRSTVRAMGPFAPIVIKAGALNNLNDLLVNPDHRLFVYQREDKLNAGRAEVMIKARYLLNGDSVYVQNGGFVEYFQLLFDDHHIIFAEGIAAETMLVDDKTESVLPKALGEKFRNSQPGLSNPESLAVELNERLLLNKNAANLLRRASSR
- a CDS encoding DNA alkylation repair protein, with the protein product MTQGFSLADQLFNESSIGDLAAEFAAGVDGFDAEGFTKEVLSRFPDQALLERLEWIVDCLETRLSDDFTIMADQLEAAMIPELDPTRTDDDFGRFIHAPPGYLAVRHGLENHRDRALDLIYENTKRFSMEWPIRPFLNRWPEETMARLKDWATDDNYHVRRLVSEGTRPKLPWAKKLDMDVPEPLPLLDVLHADPTRYVTRSVANHLNDIAKTHPDLVVDTLKAWNKAGKQDPKELDWMTRHALRTLIKQGHVGAMDLLGFKADAPVTLKRLSLDSDKVIAGEALQFELDLEASEESPVIIDYVIHFQKAGGKVSPKVFKLKQAVLKAGKAQSFAKKHVLKANATTFKLFPGAHKIVIQVNGRHLGEADFEVSI
- a CDS encoding SDR family oxidoreductase; translation: MDLGIAGKKALVCASSKGLGLGCAEALAEAGVDLVMNARGAEALEAAAADIRSRFGVSVQTVAADVSTEDGQKAVLDASEGVDILVTNAGGPPPGMWTDWDREDFIKALDANMLAPIALMKTLLPGMIDKGWGRVVNITSVSVKAPIPVLGLSNSARAGLTGYVAGTARQVAGKGVTINNLQPGIHATDRAVSLDTGASQAQGISYEEAQSQRYASIPAGRYGTRQEFGATCAFLCSQHAGFIVGQNVLLDGGATNTTM